Proteins encoded within one genomic window of Microbacterium sp. LKL04:
- a CDS encoding GNAT family N-acetyltransferase, which translates to MPAASAFSSRTLDDGAVLRVAAPGDEAGILAAIHALAAYEREPDAVRTTTADLTASLFGDDPKAFAHVIERGGEIRAIAVWFLTFSTWTGRHGIWLEDLFVDEADRGRGYGTALLASLASVALERGYPRLEWTVLDWNAPAVGFYRSIGAEAMDEWTTQRMTGEALTALAAR; encoded by the coding sequence ATGCCCGCTGCATCTGCGTTCTCCTCTCGCACGCTCGACGACGGCGCCGTGCTGCGCGTCGCCGCGCCCGGCGACGAGGCCGGCATCCTCGCTGCCATCCATGCGCTCGCCGCGTACGAACGGGAGCCGGATGCCGTGCGCACGACGACCGCCGACCTGACGGCGTCTCTGTTCGGCGACGACCCGAAAGCCTTCGCGCACGTGATCGAACGGGGCGGTGAGATCCGCGCCATCGCCGTGTGGTTCCTGACCTTCTCGACCTGGACCGGACGCCACGGGATCTGGCTGGAGGACCTCTTCGTCGACGAGGCCGATCGCGGCCGCGGTTACGGGACCGCCCTCCTCGCCTCGCTCGCCTCGGTCGCGCTCGAGCGCGGATATCCGCGACTCGAATGGACGGTCCTGGACTGGAATGCGCCGGCCGTAGGGTTCTACCGTTCGATCGGCGCCGAGGCCATGGACGAGTGGACGACGCAGCGCATGACCGGCGAGGCGCTCACCGCCCTCGCGGCCCGCTGA
- a CDS encoding SRPBCC family protein, whose product MASIIETVDVTVPVSTAYNQWTQFESFPHFLSYVQSITQIDETTTRWNVKIGGAEREFTAHITEQHPDERVAWKSVDEDHAGVVTFHRLSDTETRVTVQLDWKPEGFVETVGAAIGIDDHAVRKDLQKFKEFIESRGAETGAWRGDVG is encoded by the coding sequence GTGGCCAGCATCATCGAAACCGTCGACGTCACCGTGCCCGTGTCGACCGCGTACAACCAGTGGACCCAGTTCGAGTCCTTCCCCCACTTCCTCAGCTACGTGCAGTCGATCACCCAGATCGACGAGACGACGACGCGCTGGAACGTGAAGATCGGCGGAGCGGAGCGGGAGTTCACCGCTCACATCACCGAACAGCACCCCGACGAACGCGTCGCGTGGAAGAGCGTGGACGAAGATCACGCCGGCGTCGTCACCTTCCACCGCTTGAGCGACACCGAGACGCGAGTGACCGTGCAGCTCGACTGGAAGCCCGAGGGCTTCGTCGAGACCGTCGGCGCCGCGATCGGCATCGACGACCATGCGGTGAGGAAGGACCTGCAGAAGTTCAAGGAGTTCATCGAATCCCGCGGCGCTGAGACCGGTGCCTGGAGAGGCGACGTGGGCTGA
- a CDS encoding isocitrate lyase/PEP mutase family protein: protein MSTLSVDGRARRLRDLHAAPEILRVVNVWDVISAKAVLALPETRAIATAGHSIAASFGYDDGSIPLETTLDMVGRIVAAAGDVPVSADLDDGYADTADTVRRAIGVGIAGANMEDRLRPFDESVARVAAAVRAAEAEGVPFALNARTDAFVRGGDRPLEESIADAVARGRAFIDAGADVVFVPGQLDAETTARLVEGIGRVSVIGLPGALRAAEYEKLGVARISYGPLTQRVALTAYQDLAADLYRDGVIPDSTRALN, encoded by the coding sequence ATGAGCACTCTCTCCGTCGACGGCCGCGCTCGCCGCCTCCGCGACCTCCACGCCGCCCCCGAGATCCTCCGCGTCGTCAACGTGTGGGACGTGATCTCCGCGAAAGCCGTCCTGGCCCTGCCGGAGACGCGCGCCATCGCCACGGCGGGTCACTCCATCGCCGCATCCTTCGGATACGACGACGGCAGCATCCCGCTCGAGACGACCCTCGACATGGTCGGGCGCATCGTCGCCGCGGCCGGCGACGTGCCGGTGTCGGCCGACCTCGACGACGGGTACGCCGACACGGCCGACACCGTTCGGCGCGCGATCGGTGTCGGCATCGCCGGGGCGAACATGGAAGACCGGCTCCGTCCCTTCGACGAGTCCGTCGCCCGGGTGGCTGCCGCCGTCCGGGCCGCTGAGGCGGAGGGGGTCCCGTTCGCCCTCAACGCCCGGACCGACGCGTTCGTCCGCGGCGGCGACCGCCCGCTCGAGGAATCGATCGCGGATGCCGTCGCCCGCGGCCGCGCTTTCATCGACGCGGGTGCCGATGTCGTCTTCGTGCCCGGCCAGCTCGACGCCGAGACGACGGCGCGGCTCGTCGAGGGCATCGGCCGCGTGAGCGTGATCGGCCTTCCCGGTGCCCTCCGCGCGGCGGAGTACGAGAAGCTCGGCGTCGCCCGGATCTCGTACGGCCCGCTCACGCAGCGCGTCGCCCTGACCGCCTACCAGGACCTCGCCGCCGATCTGTACCGGGACGGCGTGATCCCCGACAGCACGCGAGCCCTCAACTGA
- a CDS encoding DUF3488 and transglutaminase-like domain-containing protein: MSDELSEATRPRHDGLSTTALLLALVASLVPLFTVVSGGAWAALAFVLAAVLLGAGYLLRRLRVSAVLVTLILAAVWTAIMTAVFFSDVAWLFVVPSGEAFARVPRLIEIASNDIAVGVAPIDASASLTFLIVGAVGLLAIALDHVVLTARMPLLAGVALIAVWLIPTLAVPRPIDLWAFTLLALALLWLLRTETRGRDRTRSTAAPRGGVGAVAAVIAASAVVIAVIAAPALPSPAAPSGGLGGGTRIDASLNLGDDLRRPAEVPVVKQWSAASAPAYLRVATLTELEGDSWQPDRSRSVPLDEWSPEDAAGDGIEIAEERRTVEVLDLSSAQLPVPADAVSVDGVTGLWRIAPANGTVVSPSTAARGQQFEVVSRTPRPTLEQARAAEASGGPRQARDLPADTSPEIAELAAEVTADASNDYDRLLALQSWFRGPEFDYSLDAPVEDGFDGSGIEAVSTFLQVRSGYCVHFASAFAIMARTLDMPSRVVVGFLPGLPTGDVVDDQRVYQATTAQLHAWPEIFFDGIGWVPFEPTKSLGVAQRFTSEQDTSNEPEPTPTPTAAAEPTPTASSAPRPEEDPTAGTPQATTFSILRVLPAIGILLGALLVLALPALVRAALFRRRVTQARRGSAGAAWRLVQEAAIDLGIPVPDSESPRAFGDRLRRDHGAPEAAVERLVSAVERSSYALPGSFADTDGTELTTDAAAVRSGLFASVSASRRLVGRLLPRSLVIRPGSTFAEATPLGR, encoded by the coding sequence ATGTCGGATGAGCTCAGCGAGGCGACGCGCCCTCGGCACGACGGCCTGTCGACGACGGCGCTGCTGCTGGCCCTGGTGGCATCCCTCGTCCCGCTGTTCACCGTGGTCTCCGGAGGTGCGTGGGCGGCGCTCGCGTTCGTGCTCGCGGCGGTGCTCCTCGGAGCGGGTTACCTGCTGCGTCGTCTGCGGGTGAGCGCCGTGCTCGTCACCCTCATCCTCGCGGCGGTGTGGACCGCGATCATGACAGCCGTCTTCTTCTCCGACGTGGCGTGGCTGTTCGTCGTCCCGTCGGGCGAGGCGTTCGCCCGGGTGCCGCGACTGATCGAGATCGCGAGCAACGACATCGCGGTGGGGGTCGCCCCCATCGACGCGTCCGCGTCGCTGACCTTCCTCATCGTGGGCGCCGTCGGGCTGCTCGCCATCGCGCTCGATCACGTCGTCCTGACGGCACGGATGCCGCTGCTCGCCGGTGTCGCACTGATCGCCGTCTGGCTGATCCCGACGCTCGCCGTCCCCCGCCCGATCGATCTCTGGGCGTTCACCCTTCTTGCGCTCGCGCTCCTGTGGCTGCTGCGCACCGAAACGCGCGGACGCGACCGGACCCGGTCGACGGCCGCGCCGCGTGGCGGTGTCGGCGCGGTCGCGGCCGTGATCGCGGCATCCGCCGTCGTCATCGCCGTCATCGCCGCACCGGCTCTCCCCTCACCCGCCGCGCCCAGCGGCGGGCTGGGCGGCGGCACGCGAATCGACGCGTCCCTGAATCTCGGCGACGACCTCCGCCGCCCCGCCGAGGTGCCGGTGGTCAAGCAGTGGAGCGCTGCGTCCGCCCCGGCCTACCTCCGCGTGGCCACGCTGACCGAGCTCGAGGGCGATTCCTGGCAGCCCGATCGGAGCCGCTCGGTGCCGCTCGACGAATGGTCGCCCGAGGACGCCGCCGGCGACGGGATCGAGATCGCCGAGGAGCGACGCACAGTCGAGGTGCTCGACCTGTCGTCGGCCCAGTTGCCGGTGCCCGCCGACGCCGTCTCGGTCGACGGGGTGACGGGGCTCTGGCGGATCGCCCCCGCCAACGGGACGGTCGTCTCCCCTTCGACGGCCGCGCGCGGGCAGCAGTTCGAGGTCGTCAGCCGCACACCTCGGCCCACCCTCGAGCAGGCACGGGCCGCCGAGGCGAGCGGCGGACCGCGGCAGGCCCGCGACCTGCCCGCCGACACCTCACCCGAGATCGCGGAACTGGCCGCCGAGGTCACCGCCGACGCGTCGAACGACTACGACCGTCTGCTCGCGCTGCAGTCGTGGTTCCGAGGTCCCGAGTTCGACTACTCCCTCGACGCACCCGTCGAGGACGGCTTCGACGGATCGGGGATCGAAGCCGTCTCGACCTTCCTCCAGGTCCGGTCCGGGTACTGCGTGCACTTCGCGTCGGCGTTCGCGATCATGGCGCGGACCCTCGACATGCCCTCGCGGGTCGTCGTCGGCTTCCTGCCCGGTCTGCCCACCGGCGACGTCGTCGACGACCAACGGGTGTATCAGGCCACCACGGCCCAGCTGCACGCCTGGCCCGAGATCTTCTTCGACGGCATCGGCTGGGTCCCCTTCGAACCGACGAAGAGCCTCGGCGTGGCCCAGCGGTTCACCTCCGAGCAGGACACGTCGAACGAGCCCGAGCCGACGCCGACGCCGACGGCCGCCGCGGAGCCGACCCCCACCGCATCCTCGGCGCCCCGCCCCGAAGAGGACCCCACGGCGGGCACCCCGCAGGCGACGACGTTCTCGATCCTGCGGGTCCTGCCGGCTATCGGCATCCTGCTCGGCGCTCTGCTCGTGCTCGCCCTGCCCGCCCTCGTCCGCGCGGCGCTGTTCCGGAGGCGCGTGACGCAGGCCCGCCGGGGCAGCGCCGGGGCGGCGTGGCGTCTCGTCCAGGAAGCGGCGATCGACCTCGGCATCCCGGTCCCCGATTCCGAATCCCCTCGGGCGTTCGGCGACCGGCTCCGGCGCGACCACGGCGCCCCGGAGGCGGCGGTGGAGCGTCTGGTGAGCGCGGTCGAACGGTCGAGCTATGCCCTGCCCGGATCGTTCGCCGACACCGACGGGACGGAGCTGACGACGGATGCCGCCGCTGTCCGCTCCGGACTGTTCGCCTCCGTGTCGGCGTCCCGACGCCTCGTCGGGCGACTGCTCCCCCGGTCCCTCGTCATCCGTCCCGGCTCGACCTTCGCCGAGGCGACGCCGCTCGGGCGCTGA
- a CDS encoding DUF58 domain-containing protein, with the protein MTRWPLTPRGTGAIVLAFAAFILAPAFGVPALLFFGVLLVAAVGLSFASLWLGHRADGVRRSFAPPVASVGADVDVRVRIESRSVLPTIVGTWHDRLPRGVEGEPTGVYPALRSGLVSGSHRVDISYRVRARRRGVRPIGPLVVETTDPFGLSRRRQELGGAVPLTIAPAVVALEMFDDFPGAAGGTMQSVTDKLGQGADNLIPRAYAPGDSMRRIHWRASAHRGELMVRQEERESNPEAVIVFDRAVARWSADALRSPGEDLDFEAAVSTVVSAAARFIREGYSVAVIDVDGTELFDPIEGGDTAALEAMTTAFATLTASRAGALTDLAPLFAGATLGPVVVITGEIYPADAASLAPIVGHTSMPVLFALAGAGDALRVARETGWRVHSLEPEDELESLWSGVPGMEGLRGHVG; encoded by the coding sequence ATGACACGGTGGCCGCTCACCCCCCGAGGCACGGGCGCGATCGTGCTCGCATTCGCGGCGTTCATCCTCGCTCCCGCGTTCGGCGTTCCGGCGCTCCTCTTCTTCGGCGTCCTGCTGGTGGCCGCGGTCGGCCTCTCCTTCGCCTCACTGTGGCTCGGTCACCGCGCCGACGGCGTCCGCCGCTCGTTCGCGCCGCCCGTCGCCTCGGTCGGGGCCGACGTCGATGTGCGCGTGCGCATCGAGTCGCGCTCGGTCCTGCCGACGATCGTCGGCACCTGGCACGATCGACTGCCTCGCGGCGTCGAGGGCGAACCGACCGGTGTCTACCCGGCGCTGCGATCCGGTCTCGTCTCGGGCAGCCACCGCGTCGACATCTCCTACCGCGTGCGCGCCCGGCGGCGCGGTGTCCGCCCGATCGGGCCGCTCGTGGTCGAGACCACAGATCCCTTCGGCCTGTCTCGCCGCCGGCAGGAGCTCGGCGGAGCCGTCCCCCTCACGATCGCCCCGGCCGTGGTGGCGCTGGAGATGTTCGACGACTTCCCGGGAGCAGCGGGCGGAACCATGCAGTCGGTCACCGACAAGCTCGGCCAGGGCGCCGACAACCTCATTCCCCGCGCCTACGCCCCCGGCGACTCGATGCGCCGCATCCACTGGCGGGCCAGCGCTCACCGCGGCGAACTCATGGTGCGGCAGGAGGAACGCGAGTCGAACCCCGAGGCGGTCATCGTCTTCGACCGAGCGGTCGCGAGATGGAGCGCAGACGCGCTGCGCTCCCCCGGCGAGGACCTCGACTTCGAGGCAGCCGTCTCGACGGTCGTCTCGGCCGCCGCGCGCTTCATCCGTGAGGGGTACAGCGTCGCGGTCATCGACGTCGACGGGACGGAGCTCTTCGACCCGATCGAGGGTGGCGACACCGCTGCGCTCGAGGCGATGACGACAGCGTTCGCCACACTCACGGCGAGCCGCGCCGGCGCCCTGACAGACCTCGCCCCGCTGTTCGCCGGGGCGACTCTGGGGCCCGTCGTCGTCATCACCGGGGAGATCTATCCGGCGGATGCCGCGTCCCTGGCTCCGATCGTGGGCCACACCAGCATGCCGGTGCTGTTCGCCCTCGCCGGGGCGGGCGACGCGCTCCGCGTGGCGCGCGAGACGGGATGGCGCGTGCACAGCCTCGAGCCCGAGGACGAACTCGAATCGCTCTGGTCCGGCGTCCCCGGGATGGAAGGGTTACGCGGCCATGTCGGATGA
- a CDS encoding AAA family ATPase → MTDDQTTMTAPEGQAPMRATTRVDATAFAETTAALVDSVSKVIDGKPHAVRAALICLLAEGHLLIEDVPGVGKTMLARALGSSIQATVRRIQFTPDLLPSDVTGVSVYDQSEGRFDFKPGAIFAHIVIADEINRSSPKTQSALLEAMEERQVTVDGTSRGLPEPFLVVATQNPLEMEGTYALPEAQRDRFMMRISMGYPDAENEALMLRQRDTGNPLDAIRAVTTADRVSALIAWTRTVHVSPAVEEYAVALSRATREHGDLRLGASPRATLQLVRAAKVWAALEGREYVIPDDLVSLLEPVFAHRLIAARGAAVSRGRGGVDLVAAALEQIVRSVRVPVAAR, encoded by the coding sequence ATGACCGACGACCAGACGACCATGACGGCGCCGGAAGGCCAGGCCCCGATGCGGGCGACGACCCGAGTCGACGCGACCGCATTCGCGGAGACGACCGCCGCGCTCGTCGATTCGGTGTCGAAGGTCATCGACGGCAAGCCGCACGCCGTGCGCGCCGCGCTCATCTGCCTCCTGGCCGAGGGTCATCTGCTCATCGAAGACGTTCCGGGAGTCGGCAAGACGATGCTCGCGCGGGCACTGGGCAGCTCGATCCAGGCGACCGTGCGCCGCATCCAGTTCACGCCCGACCTGCTGCCCAGCGACGTGACCGGCGTGAGCGTCTACGACCAGTCCGAGGGCCGGTTCGATTTCAAACCGGGCGCGATCTTCGCCCACATCGTCATCGCCGACGAGATCAACCGGTCATCGCCCAAGACGCAGTCCGCTCTGCTCGAGGCGATGGAGGAGCGGCAGGTCACCGTCGACGGCACGAGCCGGGGCCTGCCCGAGCCCTTCCTCGTCGTCGCGACGCAGAATCCGCTCGAGATGGAGGGCACCTACGCCCTCCCCGAAGCCCAGCGGGATCGGTTCATGATGCGCATCTCGATGGGGTATCCGGATGCTGAGAACGAAGCGCTCATGCTGCGTCAGCGCGACACCGGAAACCCGCTCGACGCCATCCGCGCCGTGACCACCGCGGACCGCGTGTCCGCGCTCATCGCGTGGACTCGGACCGTGCACGTCTCGCCCGCCGTCGAGGAATACGCCGTCGCACTGTCGCGCGCGACGCGCGAGCACGGCGATCTGCGCCTCGGCGCCAGCCCTCGCGCGACGTTGCAGCTCGTCCGGGCGGCGAAGGTCTGGGCGGCGCTCGAAGGCCGCGAATACGTCATCCCCGACGACCTCGTGTCGCTGCTCGAGCCCGTCTTCGCCCACCGTCTGATCGCCGCGCGCGGCGCCGCGGTCTCGCGCGGACGAGGCGGAGTCGACCTGGTCGCGGCGGCTCTCGAGCAGATCGTCAGGTCGGTGCGCGTGCCGGTCGCCGCGCGCTGA
- the pta gene encoding phosphate acetyltransferase: MAQSIYITSAEGHSGKSTIALGVLDTLSRRSPRVGVFRAIARSTEERDYVLEMLLDHDGVDLGYDECIGATYDEVRADPDAALGRIVERYKAVEAQCDAVVIIGSDYTDVGSPAELGYNARIAANLGAPVLVVLSGQPADGERSTDAAGLSPEQVGNLATLALAELKHERAGIFAVVVNRADPDRLDDIVSAVRRVPAAEGDIGVWAIPEDAYLVAPSVRDVARSLDATLMKGDEALLEREVLHVVVAGMSLNNVLPRLEEAAILAVAADRTEVLLAALLANASGTFPSLSGIVLYGPFELPEHVERLIDGLDSNLPILATDQGTYETVRGIMSARGRLAAHSQRRYDTALSLFDQHVDTDDLLRRIGLASSSVVTPLMFQYGLIERARSERRRIVLPEGSDDRILRAAATALARGIADITILGEPIEVRSRALELGLDIQAAEVLSPFDAVHVDKFAREYERLRAHKGITFRQAADTVTDVSYFGTLMVHLGLADGMVSGAAHTTAHTIRPAFEIIKTKPGVDVVSSVFLMALADRVLVYGDCAVIPDPTAPQLADIAVSSAATADQFGISPRVAMLSYSTGESGSGADVEKVREATALVRERAPKLLVEGPIQYDAATDAAVAATKMPGSDVAGRATVFVFPDLNTGNNTYKAVQRSAGAVAMGPVLQGLNKPINDLSRGALVEDIVNTIAITAIQAQNAADAAAPETRA, encoded by the coding sequence GTGGCTCAGAGCATCTACATCACCTCCGCCGAAGGTCACTCCGGCAAGTCGACGATCGCCCTGGGTGTCCTCGACACCCTGAGCCGTCGGTCGCCGCGCGTCGGGGTGTTCCGAGCGATCGCCCGGTCCACCGAGGAGCGCGACTACGTGCTCGAGATGCTCCTGGACCACGACGGCGTCGACCTCGGCTACGACGAGTGCATCGGCGCCACCTACGACGAGGTCCGCGCCGACCCCGATGCCGCCCTCGGTCGCATCGTCGAGCGGTACAAGGCCGTCGAAGCCCAATGCGACGCCGTCGTCATCATCGGCAGCGACTACACCGACGTGGGGAGCCCCGCCGAGCTCGGCTACAACGCGCGGATCGCCGCGAACCTCGGGGCTCCGGTCCTCGTCGTGTTGTCGGGGCAGCCCGCCGACGGTGAGCGGTCGACGGATGCCGCGGGCCTGTCCCCCGAGCAGGTGGGGAACCTCGCCACGCTCGCCCTGGCCGAGCTCAAGCACGAGCGTGCGGGGATCTTCGCGGTCGTCGTCAACCGCGCCGACCCCGACCGACTCGACGACATCGTCTCCGCCGTGCGGCGTGTGCCCGCCGCCGAGGGCGACATCGGCGTCTGGGCGATCCCCGAGGACGCCTACCTCGTGGCGCCCTCGGTTCGTGACGTCGCCCGATCGCTGGACGCGACCCTCATGAAGGGTGACGAGGCCCTGCTCGAGCGGGAGGTGCTCCACGTCGTCGTCGCGGGGATGTCGCTCAACAACGTCCTGCCGCGTCTCGAAGAGGCGGCCATCCTCGCCGTGGCTGCCGACCGCACCGAGGTGCTGCTCGCAGCGCTGCTGGCCAACGCGTCCGGCACCTTCCCGTCGCTGTCGGGCATCGTCCTCTACGGACCCTTCGAGCTGCCCGAGCACGTCGAGCGGTTGATCGACGGTCTCGACTCGAACCTCCCGATCCTCGCGACCGATCAGGGCACCTATGAGACCGTCCGCGGAATCATGAGCGCACGCGGTCGCCTCGCCGCCCACTCGCAGCGCCGCTACGACACCGCCCTGTCGCTGTTCGACCAGCACGTCGACACCGACGACCTGCTGCGACGAATCGGCCTCGCGAGCTCGAGTGTCGTCACGCCGCTCATGTTCCAGTACGGCCTCATCGAGCGGGCGCGCAGCGAGCGGCGCCGCATCGTGCTGCCCGAGGGGAGCGACGACCGCATCCTCCGCGCCGCCGCGACGGCCCTCGCGCGGGGCATCGCCGACATCACGATCCTCGGTGAGCCCATCGAGGTGCGCTCCCGCGCGCTCGAACTGGGTCTCGACATCCAGGCCGCCGAGGTCCTCAGCCCGTTCGACGCCGTCCACGTCGACAAGTTCGCCCGGGAGTACGAGCGGCTGCGCGCCCACAAGGGCATCACGTTCCGCCAGGCCGCCGACACCGTCACGGACGTCTCCTACTTCGGCACGCTCATGGTGCACCTGGGGCTCGCCGACGGCATGGTCTCGGGTGCGGCGCACACGACGGCGCACACGATCCGTCCCGCGTTCGAGATCATCAAGACGAAGCCGGGTGTGGACGTGGTCTCGAGCGTGTTCCTCATGGCGCTCGCCGACCGTGTGCTCGTCTACGGGGACTGCGCCGTGATCCCCGACCCGACCGCCCCGCAGCTCGCCGACATCGCCGTGTCGTCAGCCGCGACGGCGGACCAGTTCGGGATCTCGCCGCGGGTCGCGATGCTGTCGTACTCGACGGGGGAGTCCGGCTCCGGCGCCGACGTCGAGAAGGTCCGCGAGGCCACCGCGCTCGTGCGCGAGCGCGCCCCGAAGCTTCTCGTCGAAGGTCCCATCCAGTACGACGCCGCGACCGATGCCGCCGTCGCCGCGACGAAGATGCCGGGGTCGGACGTCGCGGGCCGTGCCACGGTCTTCGTGTTCCCCGACCTGAACACCGGCAACAACACGTACAAGGCCGTGCAGCGCTCGGCGGGCGCCGTCGCGATGGGGCCGGTCCTGCAGGGTCTCAACAAGCCCATCAACGACCTCTCCCGCGGAGCGCTCGTCGAGGACATCGTGAACACGATCGCGATCACCGCGATCCAAGCCCAGAACGCGGCGGATGCCGCAGCCCCGGAGACCCGCGCATGA
- a CDS encoding acetate/propionate family kinase, producing the protein MTPVLVINSGSSSFKYQLVDVETERALASGLVERIGEATGVATHTVFFAGEGAGVTATKATTRIERPIPDHTTGFAVMLDAFDAQGPSLERDRPVAVGHRVVQGGARFFEPTLVTPLVEINIDELSALAPLHNPGALQGIRAARAAFADVPHVAVFDTAFHQTMPAAAYTYAIDRETAQKHRIRKYGFHGTSHKFVSEAAAAFLGRPLSDLSQIVLHLGNGASATAIRGGESVDTSMGLTPLEGLVMGTRSGDIDPSVLGVLARREDMTPGELDSFLNKKSGLLGLAGASDMRDIDSRRREGDADASLAFDVYIHRLRAYIGAYLAQLGGADVISFTAGVGENSAVVRAAALDTFGFAGVRLDAERNASSERGIRVISTDDSPVTVLVVPTDEELEIARQAHAVATA; encoded by the coding sequence ATGACCCCCGTCCTCGTCATCAACAGCGGCTCGTCGTCGTTCAAGTACCAGCTCGTCGACGTCGAGACCGAGCGGGCTCTGGCCTCCGGGCTCGTGGAGCGGATCGGCGAGGCGACCGGCGTCGCCACGCACACCGTCTTCTTCGCCGGGGAGGGAGCCGGCGTCACCGCGACGAAGGCGACGACGCGCATCGAGCGCCCGATCCCTGACCACACGACAGGCTTCGCGGTCATGCTCGACGCCTTCGACGCTCAGGGCCCGTCCCTCGAGCGGGACCGCCCCGTCGCCGTCGGCCATCGCGTCGTCCAGGGCGGTGCGCGCTTCTTCGAGCCGACGCTCGTCACCCCGCTCGTCGAGATCAACATCGACGAGCTCTCGGCCCTCGCGCCACTGCACAACCCCGGGGCGCTCCAGGGCATCCGCGCGGCGCGGGCGGCGTTCGCCGACGTGCCCCACGTCGCCGTGTTCGACACCGCCTTCCACCAGACGATGCCGGCGGCGGCATATACGTACGCCATCGACCGCGAGACGGCGCAGAAGCACCGCATCCGCAAGTACGGCTTCCACGGCACGAGCCACAAATTCGTGAGCGAGGCGGCCGCCGCCTTCCTCGGTCGGCCCCTCTCCGACCTTTCCCAGATCGTGCTGCACCTCGGCAACGGTGCCTCCGCGACCGCGATCCGCGGCGGCGAGTCGGTCGACACATCGATGGGGCTCACTCCGCTCGAAGGCCTCGTGATGGGAACCCGCTCGGGCGACATCGACCCCTCCGTCCTCGGCGTCCTCGCCCGGCGCGAGGACATGACACCGGGGGAGCTCGACTCGTTCCTCAACAAGAAGAGCGGGCTGCTCGGCCTCGCCGGCGCCTCCGACATGCGCGACATCGACTCGCGCCGCCGAGAGGGGGATGCCGACGCGAGCCTCGCCTTCGACGTCTACATCCACCGGCTCCGCGCCTACATCGGCGCCTATCTCGCTCAGCTCGGCGGCGCCGACGTCATCTCGTTCACGGCGGGCGTGGGCGAGAACTCCGCTGTCGTGCGCGCCGCCGCGCTCGACACCTTCGGCTTCGCCGGGGTGCGACTGGACGCCGAGCGCAACGCCTCGAGCGAGCGCGGCATCCGGGTCATCTCCACCGACGACTCGCCCGTCACCGTCCTCGTCGTCCCCACCGACGAGGAACTCGAGATCGCCCGCCAGGCCCACGCGGTCGCGACGGCGTGA
- a CDS encoding HAD family hydrolase: protein MADLPDLTRYDGVLFDLDGVLTPTAEVHMHAWESMFTELFTAWGIEPAYAEGDYFEHLDGKKRYDGVASLLRSRDVEVPWGDPSDDPSADTVCGIGNRKNLVFERVLRAEGIAAYPGSLALVEKLQAAGIPIAVVSSSKNAREVLTAAGIVDRFPVIMDGVVAETEHLASKPAPDVFARAAEMLGVDPAQSAAVEDAHSGVRSAAAAGYGLVVGVDRGAGADALREAGAHVVVDDLAVFV, encoded by the coding sequence ATGGCCGACCTCCCCGATCTCACCCGCTACGACGGCGTCCTCTTCGACCTCGACGGCGTGCTGACGCCCACGGCCGAAGTCCACATGCACGCCTGGGAGAGCATGTTCACCGAGCTGTTCACCGCCTGGGGCATCGAACCGGCCTACGCCGAGGGCGACTACTTCGAGCACCTCGACGGCAAGAAGCGCTACGACGGCGTCGCGAGCCTCCTGCGCTCCCGTGACGTCGAGGTCCCGTGGGGCGATCCGTCCGACGATCCGTCGGCCGACACGGTGTGCGGCATCGGCAACCGGAAGAACCTCGTGTTCGAGCGTGTCCTGCGCGCCGAGGGGATCGCCGCCTACCCCGGATCGCTCGCGCTCGTCGAGAAGCTCCAGGCAGCCGGCATCCCGATCGCCGTCGTCTCCAGCTCGAAGAACGCCCGCGAGGTCCTCACCGCCGCGGGGATCGTCGACCGCTTCCCGGTCATCATGGACGGCGTCGTCGCCGAGACCGAGCACCTGGCCTCCAAGCCCGCGCCCGACGTGTTCGCTCGTGCCGCCGAGATGCTCGGCGTCGATCCGGCGCAGAGCGCTGCGGTCGAGGACGCGCACTCGGGCGTGCGCTCGGCCGCTGCCGCCGGGTACGGTCTCGTGGTGGGTGTCGACCGAGGCGCGGGCGCGGACGCGCTGCGCGAGGCCGGCGCCCACGTCGTCGTCGACGACCTCGCCGTCTTCGTCTGA